A genomic segment from Polyangium mundeleinium encodes:
- a CDS encoding zf-TFIIB domain-containing protein yields MSEQYRLASPQCPLCAGLLQERPTPGAVVDVCADCHAVWIDWFDGDVSSVAAAVEVRPAVPQTRPGVRACPRCRDTLAPEHLRGHGPEVLRCPGCAGVLIPSTTLAEVVALGPIEDTSPPTREEGLFRRMLHALRSLGA; encoded by the coding sequence ATGAGCGAGCAATACCGCCTCGCCTCCCCGCAGTGCCCGCTCTGCGCGGGCCTGCTCCAGGAGCGACCGACCCCCGGCGCCGTGGTCGACGTCTGCGCCGACTGCCACGCCGTGTGGATCGACTGGTTCGACGGCGACGTCTCCAGCGTCGCCGCTGCCGTCGAGGTCCGCCCGGCGGTCCCGCAGACGCGCCCCGGCGTTCGCGCCTGCCCGCGTTGCCGCGACACCCTCGCGCCCGAGCACCTGCGCGGCCACGGCCCCGAGGTCCTGCGGTGCCCCGGCTGCGCGGGCGTCCTCATCCCCTCGACGACGCTCGCCGAGGTCGTGGCCCTCGGCCCCATCGAAGACACCTCGCCCCCCACGCGGGAAGAGGGCCTCTTCCGGCGCATGCTCCACGCACTCCGCTCCCTCGGCGCCTAG
- the malQ gene encoding 4-alpha-glucanotransferase encodes MTQAQDKPRREAGILLHPTSLPGPYGMGDLGASARRFLDWLAQAGLGLWQVLPLNPTSNNCPYVCWSAFAGNPLLVDLVRLHELGLLDASDLAHEFTPASLVDFDAVRAFKEPRLDRAAERLLAHPEHPLRKPLAAFREAEASWLEDAALFWLLSRKNGGKAWWDWEPALRDREPAALAKARAEFAKEIEREIAILFFFEHQWNELRAYAHGRGVRIVGDLPIYVDRNSVDVWAHRNLFHLDELGTPQTVSGVPPDYFSETGQLWGNPIYRWDRMAEDDFSWWRARLRRVLAHTDIARIDHFRAFAAYWEIPFGAPDARSGRWVKGPGLAFFQALERHGKMPLVAEDLGMIDEAVHELRRAAGLPGMRVLQFAFGGDADNTHLPHNHEPDNVVYPGTHDNDTTVGFWHAAAPHVRHHVQRYLRVSGQDIAWDFILAAFASTANTAIIPMQDVLSRGSEARMNNPATTRDNWRFLLHGDVFRREMAMRLRELADLYGRLAAPASTGAAR; translated from the coding sequence ATGACCCAGGCCCAAGACAAACCCCGCCGCGAGGCGGGCATCCTCCTGCACCCGACCTCGCTGCCCGGCCCCTACGGCATGGGGGATCTCGGCGCCTCCGCGCGGCGCTTCCTCGACTGGCTGGCCCAGGCCGGGCTCGGCCTCTGGCAGGTCCTGCCCCTCAACCCGACCAGCAACAACTGCCCCTACGTCTGCTGGTCCGCCTTCGCCGGCAACCCGCTCCTCGTCGACCTCGTCCGGCTCCACGAGCTCGGCCTGCTCGACGCTTCGGACCTCGCGCACGAGTTCACGCCCGCGAGCCTCGTCGACTTCGACGCCGTGCGCGCCTTCAAGGAGCCGCGCCTCGATCGCGCCGCCGAGCGCCTCCTCGCGCACCCCGAGCACCCGCTGCGCAAGCCGCTCGCCGCCTTTCGCGAGGCCGAGGCCTCGTGGCTGGAGGACGCCGCGCTCTTCTGGCTCCTCTCGCGCAAGAACGGCGGCAAGGCCTGGTGGGACTGGGAGCCTGCCCTGCGCGACCGCGAGCCCGCGGCGCTCGCGAAGGCACGCGCCGAGTTCGCCAAGGAGATCGAGCGCGAGATCGCCATCCTGTTTTTCTTCGAGCACCAATGGAATGAGCTCCGCGCCTACGCCCACGGCCGCGGCGTGCGGATCGTCGGCGACCTGCCGATCTACGTCGATCGCAACAGCGTCGACGTCTGGGCGCACCGAAACCTCTTCCACCTCGACGAGCTCGGCACGCCGCAGACCGTGTCGGGCGTGCCGCCGGACTACTTCAGCGAGACCGGCCAGCTCTGGGGCAACCCGATCTACCGCTGGGATCGCATGGCCGAGGACGACTTCTCCTGGTGGCGCGCCCGCCTCCGTCGCGTCCTCGCGCACACGGACATCGCCCGCATCGATCACTTCCGCGCGTTTGCCGCGTACTGGGAGATCCCGTTCGGCGCCCCCGACGCGCGCAGCGGCCGGTGGGTGAAGGGCCCCGGGCTCGCGTTTTTCCAGGCGCTCGAGCGTCACGGCAAGATGCCGCTCGTCGCCGAGGATCTCGGCATGATCGACGAGGCCGTCCACGAGCTGCGCCGCGCCGCGGGCCTGCCCGGCATGCGCGTCCTGCAGTTCGCGTTCGGCGGCGACGCGGACAACACGCACCTGCCCCACAACCACGAGCCGGACAACGTCGTCTACCCGGGCACCCACGACAACGACACCACCGTGGGCTTCTGGCATGCGGCCGCGCCGCACGTGCGCCACCACGTGCAGCGTTACCTCCGCGTGAGCGGTCAAGACATCGCCTGGGACTTCATCCTCGCGGCGTTCGCCTCCACCGCGAACACCGCGATCATCCCCATGCAGGACGTGCTCTCGCGCGGCAGCGAGGCGCGCATGAACAACCCCGCCACGACCCGCGACAACTGGCGCTTCCTGCTGCACGGCGACGTCTTCCGCCGCGAGATGGCCATGCGCCTGCGCGAGCTCGCCGATCTCTACGGACGCCTCGCCGCGCCCGCATCCACCGGAGCCGCGCGATGA